The following are encoded in a window of Brachyhypopomus gauderio isolate BG-103 chromosome 18, BGAUD_0.2, whole genome shotgun sequence genomic DNA:
- the camsap1a gene encoding calmodulin-regulated spectrin-associated protein 1a isoform X3 produces the protein MEVDAAGGGDPGPRRTEPVDGALEIVPLDLYDSARAKIDADLRWLFAKAYGEEHIPEDLRDPFYTDQYRVEHIKPPVLELLLSAELYCRVCGLLLPGDQASALASHQCVLQTLARRGVCVREADGTPIAQDDLSSAPIKMSSHIPLIDALMLACAVEMMSVERVVASVKRFSTFCASKELPYNMEDAMLFWINKVILKTREISEKELKLKQHLMDSPCHQKVRYRRDHLSGRSLPHLPIVEDLMKDVCDGAALLAIIHYYCPEYMRLEDICLKEVLSLSDSVYNLRLLREFSNEYLNRCLYLQTEDLLYAPPVLKHNVMVYIAELFWWFEVVRPEFVKPRDLQDIKDVRATVQPKSSRPHVPISNVTKRSFLSTSPSVDSMVTGPAHDPCIRYYLHPESASVAKVSPSHSPSHQLLPLRQRQQKPAQVEETEEFRNRSSSLSCMDGHSPRPRLAWVERRHRPLSQMEMEWERLCGDTISLARSISKDSLASNVISVTPRHHANGQPLPHAACPRDGMDQEEELVAIVSSGGGAGLREPRPESFFLEPLQPAVLRPNKEKSSAVSKQDESGEGATPRWRGGNSPTPHAAASESSFTDVKPAAVANATSNSESEGFFLHGAGEPARSGPRDTWVGGASDSEFEEEEGDADCGEDGELTQMLLRVSGCSGRFRGPERGEEESAKLLEDGWGREREDKEGGSGRSSPCPSTLSQGSSASAGTGRLTSFAERRLQRTGGADSTCWSTCSSQTTTPDGSESSAFPPRKSPGGGRGGVSSELVHLRMQLEEKRHAIEAQKKMMEVMSARQRLRLGKAAFLNVVKKGRGNTLPHPLKQDAPPVGERELTKDDACLEALKARAKETKPNLDKETRRWGQISPVFPVGPEADNRGTEDDDGWEEGGRELDLSECSRSIELLNDAIGAIQQQMMQLSAQQDLLIKQTAPPLDEAPPAHEPGLRTSMQFMEISTAMRRPPKLSSARSPRTKPGDLRLSKDCGTRAGSKVNSPTPSGDSRPSPASKTPRIEHEGEGVAKEGGDKTSGRVSGRGVARNTTFRLHDSGNRRSDGLEGPKPELPAETPPPMELNTGPAHSSVENILDRCEENRMKGQLIEVDLSEMASPHDSGTEPEGEQKSGLGFFFKDEQKAADELAKKRAAFLLKQQKKAEEARLRKQQLEAESELKRDEARRKAEEERSRKEEEKARRELIKQEYLRRKQQELLEEQGVAKPRPRLRKPRPKSLHRGESGSSTPVSLCAAPSGSSLSLASAATEADSVTSGGGSQRGESVESFPMLSRNASRNMERDWDNGSTASSITSVAEYNGPKLFKEPSAKSNKAIIQNAISHCCLAGKVNEAQKNAVLEEIERCECNHLMILFRDGGCQFRALYTYAADTQEILKLSGTGPRAVTRKMIDKLFKYSSDRKQFTVIPAKTVSASVDAITIHSHLWQVRRIGSSKRK, from the exons AGCATATCCCAGAGGACCTGAGAGACCCGTTCTACACGGATCAGTACCGCGTGGAGCACATCAAGCCACCCGTGCTGGAGCTGCTGCTGTCGGCAGAGCTGTACTGCCGCGTGTGCGGGCTCCTGTTGCCGGGCGACCAGGCCTCGGCGCTGGCCTCGCACCAGTGTGTCCTGCAGACCCTTGCACGCCGCGGGGTGTGTGTCCGCGAGGCCGACGGCACGCCCATCGCCCAGGACGACCTGAGCTCCGCCCCCATCAAGATG AGCTCCCACATCCCCCTGATTGATGCGCTGATGCTGGCCTGTGCGGTGGAGATGATgagtgtggagagggtggtggcCAGCGTCAAACGCTTCTCCACCTTCTGCGCCTCCAAGGAGTTGCCCTACAACATGGAGGACGCCATGCTGTTCTGGATCAACAAG GTCATTCTGAAAACCAGAGAAATATCTGAGAAAGAGCTGAAACTGAAACAGCATTTGATGGACTCGCCTTGTCATCAAAAG GTACGTTACCGTAGAGACCACTTGTCTGGtcgctccctccctcacctgccGATAGTGGAGGATCTGATGAAGGATGTGTGTGACGGCGCCGCCCTACTGGCCATCATCCATTACTACTGCCCCGAATACATGCGACTAGAGg acaTTTGCCTGAAGGAGGTTCTGTCTCTCTCGGACAGCGTTTACAATTTACGTCTGCTGAGGGAGTTTTCCAACGAGTACCTGAACAGGTGTTTGTACCTGCAAACGGAGGACTTGCTGTATGCTCCCCCGGTGTTGAAG CACAATGTGATGGTGTACATTGCTGAGCTGTTCTGGTGGTTTGAGGTGGTGAGGCCGGAGTTTGTGAAGCCCAgggatctccaggacatcaaagacg TGAGAGCCACAGTGCAGCCAAAGAGTTCCCGCCCCCATGTGCCCATCTCGAATGTCACTAAGCGCAGCTTCTTAAGCACCTCCCCCTCAGTTGACTCCATGGTGACGGGGCCTGCCCACGACCCCTGTATCAGGTATTACCTGCACCCagagtctgcgtctgt TGCCAAagtaagcccctcccacagcccctcccaccagctccTCCCACTGAGACAGAGACAACAGAAACCCGCCCAGGTGGAGGAGACCGAAG AGTTCAGGAACAGGTCGAGCTCTCTCTCATGTATGGACGGACACAGTCCTCGACCCCGGCTGGCCTGGGTGGAgaggagacacag ACCGCTGTCCCAGATGGAGATGGAGTGGGAGCGTTTGTGTGGTGATACTATCAGCCTGGCGCGCTCTATCAGCAAAGACAGTTTAGCCTCCAACGTCATCTCCGTCACCCCTCGACACCACGCCAACGGCCAGCCCCTCCCTCACGCCGCATGCCCCCGAGACGGCATGGACCAGGAGGAAGAGCTTGTGGCCATTGTTAgctctgggggcggggctggctTGAGGGAGCCCCGCCCTGAGAGCTTCTTCCTGGAGCCTCTGCAGCCGGCGGTTTTACGGCCGAATAAGGAAAAATCGTCGGCGGTGAGTAAGCAGGACGAGAGTGGTGAGGGGGCGACTCCGAGATGGAGGGGCGGAAACTCGCCCACGCCACACGCAGCAGCCAGCGAATCATCTTTCACAGACGTCAAACCTGCGGCGGTGGCAAACGCCACCTCAAACTCTGAGTCCGAGGGGTTTTTCTTACACGGCGCCGGCGAGCCAGCGAGGTCCGGCCCCCGAGACACttgggtgggcggagcctcagaCTCTGAGttcgaggaagaggagggagacgCGGATTGCGGCGAAGACGGCGAGCTCACCCAGATGCTGCTGCGGGTCAGCGGGTGTAGCGGGAGGTTCCGGGGTCCCGAGCGGGGGGAGGAGGAGTCGGCGAAGCTGCTGGAGGACGGGTGGGGGAGGGAGCGAGAGGACAAGGAGGGCGGGAGCGGGCGTTCCAGCCCGTGCCCCAGCACGCTGTCGCAGGGCAGCAGCGCGTCCGCCGGCACGGGACGCCTCACCAGCTTTGCCGAGCGACGGCTGCAGCGCACCGGCGGGGCCGACAGCACCTGCTGGAGCACCTGCAGCTCGCAAACCACCACCCCCGACGGCTCGGAGAGCTCCGCCTTCCCCCCGAGGAAATCCCCGGGGGGCGGGAGAGGGGGCGTGTCCTCGGAGCTGGTCCACCTCCGCATGCAGCTGGAGGAGAAGCGGCACGCCATCGAGGCGCAGAAGAAGATGATGGAGGTGATGTCGGCGCGGCAAAGGCTGCGGCTGGGCAAGGCCGCCTTCCTGAATGTGGTGAAGAAGGGGCGGGGCAACACGTTACCACACCCCCTCAAACAGGACGCGCCGCCCGTCGGGGAAAGGGAGTTGACCAAGGACGACGCGTGCTTGGAGGCGCTGAAGGCCAGGGCCAAGGAGACTAAACCCAACCTGGACAAAGAGACGAGACGGTGGGGACAGATTTCGCCGGTGTTCCCTGTTGGTCCAGAGGCGGACAACCGCGGGACTGAAGATGATGACGGTTGGGAGGAAGGCGGCAGAGAGCTGGACCTGAGCGAGTGCAGCCGCTCCATCGAGCTCCTGAACGACGCCATCGGGGCCATCCAGCAGCAGATGATGCAGCTCTCCGCCCAGCAGGACCTGCTAATAAAGCAGACGGCTCCGCCCCTGGACGAGGCCCCTCCCGCTCACGAGCCCGGGCTGCGCACCTCCATGCAGTTCATGGAGATCTCCACGGCGATGCGTCGGCCTCCCAAGCTTAGCTCGGCCCGTAGCCCTCGGACCAAGCCCGGCGACCTCAGGCTGAGCAAGGACTGTGGGACTCGTGCGGGATCAAAGGTCAACTCCCCTACACCTAGTGGCGATTCCAGGCCCTCGCCGGCCAGTAAGACACCTCGGATTGAACACGAGGGAGAGGGTGTGGCTAAAGAGGGCGGAGACAAGACGAGCGGGCGTGTCTCAGGGCGGGGCGTGGCACGAAACACAACGTTCCGCCTCCACGACTCTGGCAACCGAAGATCGGATGGGCTGGAGGGGCCCAAACCGGAGCTGCCTGCGGAGACTCCGCCCCCGATGGAGCTCAACACTGGCCCTGCCCACTCGAGCGTGGAGAACATCCTTGATCGGTGTGAGGAGAACCGCATGAAAGGCCAGCTCATCGAAGTGGACCTGTCTGAGATGGCCAGCCCGCACGACTCCGGCACCGAGCCCGAGGGAGAGCAGAAATCAGGGCTGGGCTTCTTCTTCAAG gacgaACAGAAGGCGGCGGATGAGCTGGCCAAGAAGCGCGCCGCCTTCCTCCTGAAGCAGCAGAAGAAGGCGGAGGAAGCGCGGCTTCGTAAACAGCAGCTGGAGGCGGAGTCCGAACTCAAGCGAGACGAGGCGAG gcgcAAGGCCGAGGAGGAGCGCTCGCGTAAGGAGGAAGAGAAGGCCCGCAGGGAGCTCATCAAGCAAGAATACCTGCGCAGGAAACAGCAGGAGCTGCTGGAGGAGCAGGGTGTGgccaagccccgcccccgcctcaggaagccccgccccaaatcaCTCCACCGGGGAGAATCCGGCAGCAGCACTC CTGTGAGCTTGTGTGCTGCTCCGTCAGGCTCATCCCTGTCCCTGGCCTCCGCCGCTACTGAAGCAGACAGTGTCACTTCTGGAGGGGGctcacagag GGGTGAGTCGGTGGAATCGTTCCCCATGTTAAGTCGTAATGCCAGCAGGAACATGGAGAGAGACTGGGACAATGGATCTACAGCATCCTCCATAACCTCTGTAGCAGAGTACAATG GCCCGAAGTTGTTCAAGGAGCCCAGTGCGAAGTCCAATAAGGCGATCATCCAGAACGCCATTAGCCACTGCTGTCTGGCTGGCAAGGTCAACGAAGCCCAGAAGAACGCCGTCCTAGAG GAGATCGAGCGTTGCGAGTGCAACCACCTGATGATCCTGTTCCGTGATGGTGGCTGCCAGTTCCGGGCACTGTACACCTACGCCGCCGACACCCAGGAGATCCTGAAGCTGTCCGGCACGGGCCCTCGCGCCGTCACCCGCAAGATGATCGACAAGCTCTTCAAGTACAGCTCCGACCGCAAGCAGTTCACAGTCATCCCCGCCAAGACGGTCTCCGCCAGCGTGGACGCCATCACCATCCACAGCCACCTGTGGCAGGTGCGGCGGATCGGCTCCTCCAAGAGGAAGTGA